One Helianthus annuus cultivar XRQ/B chromosome 7, HanXRQr2.0-SUNRISE, whole genome shotgun sequence genomic region harbors:
- the LOC110867353 gene encoding protein FEZ has product MDDVMLPGFRFHPTDEELVGFYLKKKIQQRVLPIELIKQVDIYKYDPWDLPNLAPTGEKEWYFYCPRDRKYRNSARPNRVTGAGFWKATGTDRPIYSSNGTNCIGLKKSLVFYRGRAAKGIKTDWMMHEFRLPPLSQPQSPSKGILDKSLPPNDAWAICRIFKKTSSMAQRALAHSWVSSLPEQKADIFINESRLASPESFSALDTPSCIAMNQTVSKISPFSIPNTGFPSGFMFSTMDVSGSTTKTTSDEAPILFNLDSNLLENERDASENMGFGEPQQFNDFSVNSPQDMQGCIDIGDHEERLRLSNDDHEWIKVRTTGFPFSLPSTVHDDWTHDMPWDSPTYSTNRCQN; this is encoded by the exons ATGGATGATGTCATGTTACCTGGTTTTAGATTTCATCCAACAGACGAAGAACTTGTTGGATTCTACCTAAAAAAGAAAATTCAGCAACGGGTTCTTCCTATCGAGCTTATTAAACAAGTGGATATATACAAATATGATCCATGGGATCTACCAA ATTTGGCACCCACTGGCGAAAAAGAATGGTACTTTTATTGTCCAAGGGACCGTAAATACAGAAATAGTGCACGACCAAACCGTGTTACAGGAGCTGGTTTTTGGAAAGCAACTGGCACTGATAGGCCGATATATTCATCAAATGGTACTAATTGTATTGGTTTAAAGAAATCTTTGGTGTTCTATAGAGGAAGAGCTGCTAAAGGGATTAAAACAGATTGGATGATGCATGAATTTAGGCTTCCTCCACTCTCTCAACCTCAGTCACCATCTAAAGGGATCTTAGATAAAAGCCTCCCACCAAAC GATGCATGGGCAATATGCAGAATCTTCAAAAAGACGAGTTCCATGGCACAAAGAGCGCTTGCACACTCGTGGGTGTCTTCATTACCCGAACAAAAGGCAGATATTTTCATCAACGAATCAAGATTGGCTTCACCCGAAAGTTTTTCAGCTCTTGACACCCCCTCATGCATAGCCATGAATCAGACCGTTTCAAAAATCTCTCCTTTTTCAATCCCCAACACGGGATTCCCAAGCGGTTTCATGTTTTCGACTATGGATGTATCAGGATCAACTACAAAGACCACATCTGATGAGGCTCCGATCTTGTTCAATCTTGACTCTAATTTACTTGAGAATGAAAGAGACGCTTCTGAAAATATGGGATTTGGAGAACCACAACAGTTTAATGATTTTTCAGTGAACTCGCCACAGGATATGCAAGGATGCATAGACATTGGAGACCATGAAGAACGGTTGAGGCTGTCGAACGATGACCATGAGTGGATAAAGGTTAGAACCACTGGGTTCCCCTTTAGCCTGCCATCAACCGTCCACGATGACTGGACTCATGATATGCCATGGGATTCTCCTACATACTCTACAAATCGGTGTCAAAATTAG